A section of the Pan paniscus chromosome 11, NHGRI_mPanPan1-v2.0_pri, whole genome shotgun sequence genome encodes:
- the GTF3C5 gene encoding general transcription factor 3C polypeptide 5 isoform X6, whose amino-acid sequence MEILGIISTIYKFQGMSDFQYLAVHTEAGGKHTSMYDKVLMLRPEKEAFFHQELPLYIPPPIFSRLDAPVDYFYRPETQHREGYNNPPISGENLIGLSRARRPHNAIFVNFEDEEVPKQPLEAAAQTWRRVCTNPVDRKVEEELRKLFDIRPIWSRNAVKANISVHPDKLKVLLPFIAYYMITGPWRSLWIRFGYDPRKNPDAKIYQVLDFRIRCGMKHGYAPSDLPVKAKRSTYNYSLPITVKKTPSQLVTMHDLKQGLGPSGTSGARKPASSKYKLKVSLQTLRVRTRVQTPRAVCVGDIWRRGGDKSQGSLAPAAACGCPSRALWEPGPPLSHVTTPGMIGIGHTQEDRARAGHVGCSCGGSLTGSRFRQCGCPAGVGSFQSCSHIQALANRSTVLGEAEKGASRTVESPAEGVGGRDECSRDG is encoded by the exons ATGGAGATCCTTGGCATCATCTCCACCATTTACAAATTTCAGG GGATGTCTGACTTCCAGTACTTGGCTGTGCATACGGAAGCAGGCGGCAAGCATACGTCAATGTATGACAAGGTGCTCATGCTCCGGCCCGAGAAGGAGGCCTTTTTCCACCAGGAGCTGCCGCTCTACATCCCCCCGCCCATCTTCTCCCGGCTGGACGCCCCGGTGGACTACTTCTACCGACCAGAGACCCAGCACCG GGAAGGCTACAACAATCCCCCCATCTCAGGTGAGAATCTGATTGGCCTGAGCAGAGCCCGGCGCCCCCACAATGCCATCTTTGTCAACTTTGAGGATGAGGAGGTGCCCAAGCAGCCGCTGGAGGCTGCAGCCCAGACGTGGAGGAGAGTGTGCACTAACCCGGTGGACCGGAAGGTGGAGGAGGAGCTGAGGAAG CTGTTCGACATCCGTCCCATCTGGTCCCGAAATGCTGTCAAGGCCAACATCAGCGTCCACCCAGACAAGCTCAAGGTCTTGCTTCCCTTCATAGCCTATTACATG ATAACAGGCCCCTGGCGCAGCCTATGGATTCGATTTGGGTATGACCCCCGAAAAAACCCAGATGCCAAGATTTATCAAGTCCTCGATTTCCGAATCCGTTGTGGAATGAAACACG GTTACGCCCCCAGTGACTTGCCGGTCAAAGCAAAGCGCAGCACCTACAACTACAGCCTCCCCATCACCGTCAAGAAGACAC CCAGCCAGCTTGTCACCATGCATGACCTGAAGCAGGGCCTGGGCCCATCGGGGACAAGTGGTGCTCGGAAACCAGCTTCCAGCAAGTACAAGCTCAAG GTCAGCCTTCAGACACTGAGGGTGAGAACTCGGGTGCAAACCCCCAGGGCTGTGTGTGTTGGGGACATCTGGCGAAGAGGTGGTGACAAGTCTCAGGGAAGTCTGGCACCAGCAGCTGCATGTGGTTGTCCTTCTCGAGCCCTTTGGGAGCCTGGGCCCCCACTGAGCCACGTGACCACTCCGGGAATGATCGGAATTGGGCACACACAGGAGGACAGAGCCAGAGCAGGCCATGTGGGCTGCAGCTGTGGCGGGAGCCTCACCGGCTCACGTTTCCGTCAGTGCGGTTGCCCAGCGGGGGTTGGCAGTTTCCAGAGCTGTTCCCACATTCAGGCTCTCGCAAACCGCTCCACAGTCCTGGGGGAGGCCGAGAAGGGGGCATCCCGCACGGTGGAATCACCTGCCGAGGGAGTGGGTGGCAGAGATGAGTGCAGCAGAGACGGGTGA